The Oncorhynchus tshawytscha isolate Ot180627B linkage group LG08, Otsh_v2.0, whole genome shotgun sequence genome window below encodes:
- the ddo gene encoding D-aspartate oxidase isoform X4, with product MQSQNHPMMKSMTVVVVGGGVVGFSTAVCIAEALPYCSVTLIADRFTPDTTSDVAAGILICSPFPDIPLEQQQRWFKETIDHLLAIAQSEQASEAGVLLSSGWQIHKELPVDKVPFWSAFVLGFRIMTDRELKRFPDHKFGQAFTTVKCECSNYLPWMEKRFRKAGGQVVKQKVNDLQELSSQGYDVIVNCSGLGAKSLVGDSQVYPVRGQVLKVQAPWLQHFIRDGEGQSYIYPGMHSVTVGGTRQVDDWRLEVDPEDSQDILERCSSLEPSLSRARVLGESVGLRPSRKNVRVEREMVLLGSRQVPVVHNYGHGGWGVSLSWGTALEALGLVRKCLHERPPRARL from the exons ATGCAGTCG CAGAATCATCCTATGATGAAGAGTATGACAGTCGTGGTGGTGGGTGGAGGTGTGGTTGGCTTCTCCACAGCTGTGTGCATTGCTGAGGCCCTCCCCTACTGCTCTGTGACCCTCATAGCTGACAGGTTTACCCCAGACACCACCAGCGACGTGGCTGCTGGGATCCTGATTTGCTCACCGTTCCCAG ATATCCCTCTGGAACAGCAGCAGAGGTGGTTCAAGGAGACGATCGATCACCTGCTGGCTATTGCCCAATCAGAACAGGCATCAGAGGCTGGGGTGTTGCTCAGCTCAGG atgGCAAATACACAAGGAGCTCCCTGTGGATAAGGTGCCATTCTGGTCTGCATTTGTGCTGGGTTTCCGAATCATGACAGACCGTGAACTGAAACGGTTTCCTGATCACAAGTTTGGCCAGGCGTTCACCACAGTGAAATGTGAATGTTCCAACTACCTGCCATGGATGGAGAAGAG GTTTAGAAAAGCAGGAGGCCAGGTTGTGAAGCAGAAAGTTAACGACCTCCAGGAACTAAGCAGCCAGGGATACGACGTCATCGTCAACTGCTCCGGTCTGGGCGCCAAGTCTCTAGTAGGGGACTCTCAGGTCTACCCTGTCAGGGGGCAGGTCCTCAaa GTCCAGGCCCCTTGGCTCCAACACTTCATCCGGGATGGGGAAGGGCAGTCATATATCTACCCAGGGATGCACAGCGTGACAGTGGGCGGCACCAG GCAGGTGGACGACTGGCGCCTGGAGGTTGACCCAGAGGACAGCCAGGACATCCTGGAGCGCTGTAGCAGCCTGGAGCCGTCCCTGAGCAGGGCCAGGGTCCTGGGGGAGTCTGTGGGGCTGAGACCCAGTAGGAAGAACGtccgggtggagagagagatggtcctCCTGGGGAGCCGACAGGTACCGGTGGTGCATAACTACGGCCATGGGGGCTGGGGGGTCAGTCTGAGCTGGGGTACAGCCCTGGAAGCACTGGGGCTGGTCAGGAAGTGTCTCCATGAGAGGCCCCCCAGGGCCAGGCTGTGA
- the ddo gene encoding D-aspartate oxidase isoform X5 translates to MQSNHPMMKSMTVVVVGGGVVGFSTAVCIAEALPYCSVTLIADRFTPDTTSDVAAGILICSPFPDIPLEQQQRWFKETIDHLLAIAQSEQASEAGVLLSSGWQIHKELPVDKVPFWSAFVLGFRIMTDRELKRFPDHKFGQAFTTVKCECSNYLPWMEKRFRKAGGQVVKQKVNDLQELSSQGYDVIVNCSGLGAKSLVGDSQVYPVRGQVLKVQAPWLQHFIRDGEGQSYIYPGMHSVTVGGTRQVDDWRLEVDPEDSQDILERCSSLEPSLSRARVLGESVGLRPSRKNVRVEREMVLLGSRQVPVVHNYGHGGWGVSLSWGTALEALGLVRKCLHERPPRARL, encoded by the exons ATGCAGTCG AATCATCCTATGATGAAGAGTATGACAGTCGTGGTGGTGGGTGGAGGTGTGGTTGGCTTCTCCACAGCTGTGTGCATTGCTGAGGCCCTCCCCTACTGCTCTGTGACCCTCATAGCTGACAGGTTTACCCCAGACACCACCAGCGACGTGGCTGCTGGGATCCTGATTTGCTCACCGTTCCCAG ATATCCCTCTGGAACAGCAGCAGAGGTGGTTCAAGGAGACGATCGATCACCTGCTGGCTATTGCCCAATCAGAACAGGCATCAGAGGCTGGGGTGTTGCTCAGCTCAGG atgGCAAATACACAAGGAGCTCCCTGTGGATAAGGTGCCATTCTGGTCTGCATTTGTGCTGGGTTTCCGAATCATGACAGACCGTGAACTGAAACGGTTTCCTGATCACAAGTTTGGCCAGGCGTTCACCACAGTGAAATGTGAATGTTCCAACTACCTGCCATGGATGGAGAAGAG GTTTAGAAAAGCAGGAGGCCAGGTTGTGAAGCAGAAAGTTAACGACCTCCAGGAACTAAGCAGCCAGGGATACGACGTCATCGTCAACTGCTCCGGTCTGGGCGCCAAGTCTCTAGTAGGGGACTCTCAGGTCTACCCTGTCAGGGGGCAGGTCCTCAaa GTCCAGGCCCCTTGGCTCCAACACTTCATCCGGGATGGGGAAGGGCAGTCATATATCTACCCAGGGATGCACAGCGTGACAGTGGGCGGCACCAG GCAGGTGGACGACTGGCGCCTGGAGGTTGACCCAGAGGACAGCCAGGACATCCTGGAGCGCTGTAGCAGCCTGGAGCCGTCCCTGAGCAGGGCCAGGGTCCTGGGGGAGTCTGTGGGGCTGAGACCCAGTAGGAAGAACGtccgggtggagagagagatggtcctCCTGGGGAGCCGACAGGTACCGGTGGTGCATAACTACGGCCATGGGGGCTGGGGGGTCAGTCTGAGCTGGGGTACAGCCCTGGAAGCACTGGGGCTGGTCAGGAAGTGTCTCCATGAGAGGCCCCCCAGGGCCAGGCTGTGA
- the ddo gene encoding D-aspartate oxidase isoform X1 yields the protein MMKSMTVVVVGGGVVGFSTAVCIAEALPYCSVTLIADRFTPDTTSDVAAGILICSPFPDIPLEQQQRWFKETIDHLLAIAQSEQASEAGVLLSSGWQIHKELPVDKVPFWSAFVLGFRIMTDRELKRFPDHKFGQAFTTVKCECSNYLPWMEKRFRKAGGQVVKQKVNDLQELSSQGYDVIVNCSGLGAKSLVGDSQVYPVRGQVLKVQAPWLQHFIRDGEGQSYIYPGMHSVTVGGTRQVDDWRLEVDPEDSQDILERCSSLEPSLSRARVLGESVGLRPSRKNVRVEREMVLLGSRQVPVVHNYGHGGWGVSLSWGTALEALGLVRKCLHERPPRARL from the exons ATGATGAAGAGTATGACAGTCGTGGTGGTGGGTGGAGGTGTGGTTGGCTTCTCCACAGCTGTGTGCATTGCTGAGGCCCTCCCCTACTGCTCTGTGACCCTCATAGCTGACAGGTTTACCCCAGACACCACCAGCGACGTGGCTGCTGGGATCCTGATTTGCTCACCGTTCCCAG ATATCCCTCTGGAACAGCAGCAGAGGTGGTTCAAGGAGACGATCGATCACCTGCTGGCTATTGCCCAATCAGAACAGGCATCAGAGGCTGGGGTGTTGCTCAGCTCAGG atgGCAAATACACAAGGAGCTCCCTGTGGATAAGGTGCCATTCTGGTCTGCATTTGTGCTGGGTTTCCGAATCATGACAGACCGTGAACTGAAACGGTTTCCTGATCACAAGTTTGGCCAGGCGTTCACCACAGTGAAATGTGAATGTTCCAACTACCTGCCATGGATGGAGAAGAG GTTTAGAAAAGCAGGAGGCCAGGTTGTGAAGCAGAAAGTTAACGACCTCCAGGAACTAAGCAGCCAGGGATACGACGTCATCGTCAACTGCTCCGGTCTGGGCGCCAAGTCTCTAGTAGGGGACTCTCAGGTCTACCCTGTCAGGGGGCAGGTCCTCAaa GTCCAGGCCCCTTGGCTCCAACACTTCATCCGGGATGGGGAAGGGCAGTCATATATCTACCCAGGGATGCACAGCGTGACAGTGGGCGGCACCAG GCAGGTGGACGACTGGCGCCTGGAGGTTGACCCAGAGGACAGCCAGGACATCCTGGAGCGCTGTAGCAGCCTGGAGCCGTCCCTGAGCAGGGCCAGGGTCCTGGGGGAGTCTGTGGGGCTGAGACCCAGTAGGAAGAACGtccgggtggagagagagatggtcctCCTGGGGAGCCGACAGGTACCGGTGGTGCATAACTACGGCCATGGGGGCTGGGGGGTCAGTCTGAGCTGGGGTACAGCCCTGGAAGCACTGGGGCTGGTCAGGAAGTGTCTCCATGAGAGGCCCCCCAGGGCCAGGCTGTGA
- the ddo gene encoding D-aspartate oxidase isoform X3 has product MCFNKNHPMMKSMTVVVVGGGVVGFSTAVCIAEALPYCSVTLIADRFTPDTTSDVAAGILICSPFPDIPLEQQQRWFKETIDHLLAIAQSEQASEAGVLLSSGWQIHKELPVDKVPFWSAFVLGFRIMTDRELKRFPDHKFGQAFTTVKCECSNYLPWMEKRFRKAGGQVVKQKVNDLQELSSQGYDVIVNCSGLGAKSLVGDSQVYPVRGQVLKVQAPWLQHFIRDGEGQSYIYPGMHSVTVGGTRQVDDWRLEVDPEDSQDILERCSSLEPSLSRARVLGESVGLRPSRKNVRVEREMVLLGSRQVPVVHNYGHGGWGVSLSWGTALEALGLVRKCLHERPPRARL; this is encoded by the exons ATGTGCTTTAACAAG AATCATCCTATGATGAAGAGTATGACAGTCGTGGTGGTGGGTGGAGGTGTGGTTGGCTTCTCCACAGCTGTGTGCATTGCTGAGGCCCTCCCCTACTGCTCTGTGACCCTCATAGCTGACAGGTTTACCCCAGACACCACCAGCGACGTGGCTGCTGGGATCCTGATTTGCTCACCGTTCCCAG ATATCCCTCTGGAACAGCAGCAGAGGTGGTTCAAGGAGACGATCGATCACCTGCTGGCTATTGCCCAATCAGAACAGGCATCAGAGGCTGGGGTGTTGCTCAGCTCAGG atgGCAAATACACAAGGAGCTCCCTGTGGATAAGGTGCCATTCTGGTCTGCATTTGTGCTGGGTTTCCGAATCATGACAGACCGTGAACTGAAACGGTTTCCTGATCACAAGTTTGGCCAGGCGTTCACCACAGTGAAATGTGAATGTTCCAACTACCTGCCATGGATGGAGAAGAG GTTTAGAAAAGCAGGAGGCCAGGTTGTGAAGCAGAAAGTTAACGACCTCCAGGAACTAAGCAGCCAGGGATACGACGTCATCGTCAACTGCTCCGGTCTGGGCGCCAAGTCTCTAGTAGGGGACTCTCAGGTCTACCCTGTCAGGGGGCAGGTCCTCAaa GTCCAGGCCCCTTGGCTCCAACACTTCATCCGGGATGGGGAAGGGCAGTCATATATCTACCCAGGGATGCACAGCGTGACAGTGGGCGGCACCAG GCAGGTGGACGACTGGCGCCTGGAGGTTGACCCAGAGGACAGCCAGGACATCCTGGAGCGCTGTAGCAGCCTGGAGCCGTCCCTGAGCAGGGCCAGGGTCCTGGGGGAGTCTGTGGGGCTGAGACCCAGTAGGAAGAACGtccgggtggagagagagatggtcctCCTGGGGAGCCGACAGGTACCGGTGGTGCATAACTACGGCCATGGGGGCTGGGGGGTCAGTCTGAGCTGGGGTACAGCCCTGGAAGCACTGGGGCTGGTCAGGAAGTGTCTCCATGAGAGGCCCCCCAGGGCCAGGCTGTGA
- the ddo gene encoding D-aspartate oxidase isoform X2, which translates to MCFNKQNHPMMKSMTVVVVGGGVVGFSTAVCIAEALPYCSVTLIADRFTPDTTSDVAAGILICSPFPDIPLEQQQRWFKETIDHLLAIAQSEQASEAGVLLSSGWQIHKELPVDKVPFWSAFVLGFRIMTDRELKRFPDHKFGQAFTTVKCECSNYLPWMEKRFRKAGGQVVKQKVNDLQELSSQGYDVIVNCSGLGAKSLVGDSQVYPVRGQVLKVQAPWLQHFIRDGEGQSYIYPGMHSVTVGGTRQVDDWRLEVDPEDSQDILERCSSLEPSLSRARVLGESVGLRPSRKNVRVEREMVLLGSRQVPVVHNYGHGGWGVSLSWGTALEALGLVRKCLHERPPRARL; encoded by the exons ATGTGCTTTAACAAG CAGAATCATCCTATGATGAAGAGTATGACAGTCGTGGTGGTGGGTGGAGGTGTGGTTGGCTTCTCCACAGCTGTGTGCATTGCTGAGGCCCTCCCCTACTGCTCTGTGACCCTCATAGCTGACAGGTTTACCCCAGACACCACCAGCGACGTGGCTGCTGGGATCCTGATTTGCTCACCGTTCCCAG ATATCCCTCTGGAACAGCAGCAGAGGTGGTTCAAGGAGACGATCGATCACCTGCTGGCTATTGCCCAATCAGAACAGGCATCAGAGGCTGGGGTGTTGCTCAGCTCAGG atgGCAAATACACAAGGAGCTCCCTGTGGATAAGGTGCCATTCTGGTCTGCATTTGTGCTGGGTTTCCGAATCATGACAGACCGTGAACTGAAACGGTTTCCTGATCACAAGTTTGGCCAGGCGTTCACCACAGTGAAATGTGAATGTTCCAACTACCTGCCATGGATGGAGAAGAG GTTTAGAAAAGCAGGAGGCCAGGTTGTGAAGCAGAAAGTTAACGACCTCCAGGAACTAAGCAGCCAGGGATACGACGTCATCGTCAACTGCTCCGGTCTGGGCGCCAAGTCTCTAGTAGGGGACTCTCAGGTCTACCCTGTCAGGGGGCAGGTCCTCAaa GTCCAGGCCCCTTGGCTCCAACACTTCATCCGGGATGGGGAAGGGCAGTCATATATCTACCCAGGGATGCACAGCGTGACAGTGGGCGGCACCAG GCAGGTGGACGACTGGCGCCTGGAGGTTGACCCAGAGGACAGCCAGGACATCCTGGAGCGCTGTAGCAGCCTGGAGCCGTCCCTGAGCAGGGCCAGGGTCCTGGGGGAGTCTGTGGGGCTGAGACCCAGTAGGAAGAACGtccgggtggagagagagatggtcctCCTGGGGAGCCGACAGGTACCGGTGGTGCATAACTACGGCCATGGGGGCTGGGGGGTCAGTCTGAGCTGGGGTACAGCCCTGGAAGCACTGGGGCTGGTCAGGAAGTGTCTCCATGAGAGGCCCCCCAGGGCCAGGCTGTGA